CGCCAAAATCAAAGAACTGACAGGCCGTTGATTCTGGACAACCAGTAAGTATTATTCCCTTTTAATCCTTTTTAATTAATTTTTGTTAGCTAGTTGACCGGTACTAGTACCTTGTGTTAAGATTGCCGCAAGTAAATATCTATCTCCGAGTCTTTTAACCTAAATCCCCAGGGGTCATGGTCAAGAGACCGGCGGGCGGGTCACCGCCCCAAGGGTAGCGTTGGAAACGGCGCCGCCTCCCGCGATTTGGAAAGGAGAGAAAGCTATGACCGGGTTCTCGGTTGGCCGTGCACCTCCTTAAACAAGAGGTGTTTTCTTTTTTGGAAGATAAAGTAATATTTAAGGTGAGAATTTTGAAAAATAGAAAACGGTTGCCAATTGTTGGAGTCCTGCTTTCGGCGCTTTTGATAGCCGCCTCTATTGCAGGATGTTCCAACACCCCCGGTACCACAACCACCCCTCCCGCCACCACCGACCAAGGCGTCGGCGTTCTAAAACCGGAGACCCACCTCAAGGTAGCTACCACCAGCTCACTGTACGATACCGGCCTTTGGGCGTTGCTGGAACCCATGTTTGAAAAGCAGAACAACTGCCAGGTGGACATCCTCTACGCTAACACCGGGCTGGCGATGACCTACGGGCAGCGCGGCGACGTGGACGTGATCGCTGTCCACGACAAAACCAAGGAGTTGCAGTTCATCACCGATGGCTACGGCACCCAGCGTTACGTTTTCGCCTACAACTACTTCGTGATCGTCGGACCGGCTAACGACCCGCTCGGCTTGAAAGGTTTGTCTCCTGAAGAAGCCTTCAAAAAACTTGCCGCGTCCAAAACTACCCCCTTTGTCTCCCGCGGTGATACATCCGGGACCTACTCCAAGGAACTCGCCATCTGGAAGGCGGCAGGCCTGGATTATCAGACGGTCCGCAACTCCGGCTCGTGGTATGTGGAAGCAGGGCAGGGAATGGGTCCCACCCTGGCAATAGCCGGGCAAAAGCAGGCTTACACCCTTTCCGATATTGGCACTTTCCTGGCCTATAAAGCTCAGACCGGACTTGTATCCCTGGTTGATACCGGATCGATCTTGCTCAACGTTTATTCTGTAATTCCGATCAACCCCGCCAAAGTCAACATCAACAACTCCCAGGCTGAATTGGCTTCAAAATTCGCTCAATGGATGGTCTCCCCAGACATCCAGAAGATCATCGGCGAATACGGAGTCAAAGACTACAGCCGTTCGCTGTTCACTCCTTGCGCCGGTAACGAACCAACGGCTTAGTAAGGATTCATGGAAATCTGGCAAGGACTGCAACGGGCCATCGAGCTGATCTTTTCGCTCGATCCCGAGGTACTCGAGATCACGCGGCGGTCGCTGACCATCTCAGCGACCGCCAGCGTTATTGCCGCTTTTGTATCTTTACCCCTCGGATCGGTAATTTTCCACAATACCTTTCCGGGCAAAGGTTTCCTGATCAGCGTCATCAACACCTTGTTCAGTTTACCCACGGTGCTGGTCGGCTTGTTTGTTTTCCTTCTATTTTCCCGCGCCGGACCTCTCGGGCAATTTGGCATTCTTTTCACCCCGACGGTCATGGTAATAGGCCAAATCCTGCTTGTCACCCCACTCATGCTGGGATTGGTGATTTCTGCCCTTTCAGGAGTTGACCGCCAGGCTAAAGAAACCGCTGTTGCATTGGGTGCCAACCGGTGGCAGATGGGCACGCTCATCATCAAGGAGGCCCGGTATGCCATCTTCACTGCCTTCATCCTGGGGTTCGGCCGGGCTATTTCTGAGGTCGGCCTGGCGCTCATGGTGGGCGGCAACATCCGCGGCTTCACGCGGGTCCTGACCACCACCATTTCATTGGAAACCAGTAAGGGAGACATTGAATTATCAATGGCGCTTGGCATTATCCTGCTCGCGATTGCACTGGTGATCAATCTGGCACTCTCCTGGCTGCAACAACGCAGTTCGTTGATCAGATCCAGGATGGTTGAATAGCATGCCTGTATTAGAAGCCAACGGGCTCATCAAGCGTTACGGGCAGACAGATATTATCAAGGGCATCTCCTTATCAGTGGAAGCAGGTGAGACCATAGCCTTCATCGGACCCAGCGGTGCCGGAAAAAGCACCCTGTTGCGGCTCCTCGACCTGCTCGAACTTCCTTCAGGCGGTACCATTGCCCTGCAAGGGACTCGGGTGGGTAGGAAAAATTCGGAGCGCCTGGAATTCCGCCGGCGGATGTCCTTTGTCCATCAGAAACCCCTCGTTTTTTCGTCCAGTGTTTTCGACAACGTCGCTCAGCCGCTGAAATGGAGAGGCTTCAAAAAAGAGGATCTGCACGAGCGGGTCGGAAAAGCGCTTGCTTTAGTCGGGATGGAACACTACTCTAGCCGGGCGGCCAAAACTCTCTCCGGAGGTGAGACACAGCGCATCGCCATCGCCCGATCCCTGGTAACTGACCCTGAAATCTTGTTTCTGGACGAACCGACCGCTAATCTCGATCCCCCGTCAACCGCCCGGGTCGAGGAACTCATCACTAAGATAATTAAAACCCAGAATTTGACTGTGGTCATGGCTACCCACGACTTGGCCCAGGGGCAGCGTCTTGCCGGCCGGATCGGGGTGCTAATGAACGGGGAATTGATGCAGCTGGCAAAAAGCGACGAGATCTTCCTTGCTCCCGCCTGTCGTGCCGTGGCTGAGTTCATCGGGATCGAAAATATATTTTCGGGAACCGTTATCGGAAATCTTGAAGGAATGGTCAATGTGGATGTATCGGGGCAGGTCTTCCAGACATTGGGAGATTTTGCCATCGGGGATAAGGTAAACCTTTTTGTTCGTCCGGAAGATGTAACCGTCAGCCTCGCCGCTGGATCGACCAGCGCCCGCAACTGCCTGCGTGGGACGATCTCCCGGTTATCGCTGATCAATCCCCTGGTCCGCCTGGAGATCGATTGCGGTTTCAAGCTCATGGCAGTTATCACCCGCGCCTCATCAGAGGAAATGGGTTTGTCGCTTGGCTCGAATGTTTACGCCTGTCTCAAAGCCACGGCCATTCATGCCGTCAGAGCTTGAAGTCGGGTTCGATGGGATAGCGTAAAAATGAGAGAGGGGCTTTCGCCCCTCTCTCGGTTTCACCTTGAAATTTTGAAAATTCGGATTTGTTTCGTATTTCAATATTCGGATTTCGTTTTTGGGGTTAATGGGCTGCCTGCGCCGCAGCGACTTCCGCCGCTCGTTCCGCCACCAGCTTCTGCGTCAAATGTGACGGCACTTGCTGGTAGTGGTCGAATTTCATGGTGAAATGCCCCCTGCCGTGGGTCAGGCTCTTCAGGTCAATCGCGTAGCGCTGGACTTCGGCCAGCGGCGCCATGGCGTCGATAAGCGTCTTCTCGCCCTCGGGATTCAG
This is a stretch of genomic DNA from Dehalogenimonas etheniformans. It encodes these proteins:
- a CDS encoding substrate-binding domain-containing protein, producing MKNRKRLPIVGVLLSALLIAASIAGCSNTPGTTTTPPATTDQGVGVLKPETHLKVATTSSLYDTGLWALLEPMFEKQNNCQVDILYANTGLAMTYGQRGDVDVIAVHDKTKELQFITDGYGTQRYVFAYNYFVIVGPANDPLGLKGLSPEEAFKKLAASKTTPFVSRGDTSGTYSKELAIWKAAGLDYQTVRNSGSWYVEAGQGMGPTLAIAGQKQAYTLSDIGTFLAYKAQTGLVSLVDTGSILLNVYSVIPINPAKVNINNSQAELASKFAQWMVSPDIQKIIGEYGVKDYSRSLFTPCAGNEPTA
- a CDS encoding ABC transporter permease, whose translation is MEIWQGLQRAIELIFSLDPEVLEITRRSLTISATASVIAAFVSLPLGSVIFHNTFPGKGFLISVINTLFSLPTVLVGLFVFLLFSRAGPLGQFGILFTPTVMVIGQILLVTPLMLGLVISALSGVDRQAKETAVALGANRWQMGTLIIKEARYAIFTAFILGFGRAISEVGLALMVGGNIRGFTRVLTTTISLETSKGDIELSMALGIILLAIALVINLALSWLQQRSSLIRSRMVE
- a CDS encoding ABC transporter ATP-binding protein yields the protein MPVLEANGLIKRYGQTDIIKGISLSVEAGETIAFIGPSGAGKSTLLRLLDLLELPSGGTIALQGTRVGRKNSERLEFRRRMSFVHQKPLVFSSSVFDNVAQPLKWRGFKKEDLHERVGKALALVGMEHYSSRAAKTLSGGETQRIAIARSLVTDPEILFLDEPTANLDPPSTARVEELITKIIKTQNLTVVMATHDLAQGQRLAGRIGVLMNGELMQLAKSDEIFLAPACRAVAEFIGIENIFSGTVIGNLEGMVNVDVSGQVFQTLGDFAIGDKVNLFVRPEDVTVSLAAGSTSARNCLRGTISRLSLINPLVRLEIDCGFKLMAVITRASSEEMGLSLGSNVYACLKATAIHAVRA